The following are encoded in a window of Cygnus atratus isolate AKBS03 ecotype Queensland, Australia chromosome 8, CAtr_DNAZoo_HiC_assembly, whole genome shotgun sequence genomic DNA:
- the MYSM1 gene encoding deubiquitinase MYSM1 isoform X3, translating into MAAEEPEVDVEGDPAAVPGEGAPGDHENTASSLLQDHYLDSSWRTDNSLPWTLDSSISEENRAVIEKMLLEEEYYLSNKSLSEKIWLNQKEAEKRSMKSPHKKTGKVMVRSPTKSTSYSVKWTSEEKELFEQGLVKFGRRWTKIAKLIGSRTVLQVKSYARQYFKNKAKNDESEKEEQNQCGSSLPSEDGIRVEAWSSGNLRGRADPNLNAVKIEKLSDDEEVDITDDMDELFPPTFQQDARKPELPVISRSPVEETKGMEHVFPSVGHGSAISLPKEDSQHTKQDTADVLLFRGVAATCSQHTNGDKSVNLDYQQCNNFIEKVEQGRTVTSHRSRQVADKERNEEQRDLADNGLLFHSPCQVDEDHQEEAEELKPPDQEVEIDRSIILEEEKQAIPEFFEGRQAKTPERYLKIRNYILDQWERCKPKYLNKTSVRPGLKNCGDVNCIGRIHTYLELIGAINFGCEQAVYNRPQPADKTRSKEGKDTVEAYQLAQRLQSMRTRRRRVRDPWGNWCDAKDLEGQTFEHLSAEELARRREEEKLKPAKSSKGSRQIKSSFDPFQLIPCCLFTEEKQEPFQVKVSSEALLIMDLHSHVSMAEVIGLLGGRYSEADKIVEVCAAEPCNSLSTGLQCEMDPVSQTQASETLAARGYSVIGWYHSHPAFDPNPSIRDIDTQAKYQSYFSRGGAMFIGMIISPYNRNNPLPYSQMTCLVISDEISSDGSYRLPYKFEVQQMSEEPQWELIFEKTRWIIEKYKFCHSSVPMDKIFHRDSDLTCLQKLLECMRKTLDKVTNCFIAEEFLTQIENLFLSTYKSEEKSNAEESKNECSNESPM; encoded by the exons ATGGCGGCGGAGGAGCCGGAGGTGGATGTCGAGGGGGACCCGGCGGCCGTGCCAGGCGAGGGGGCTCCGGG agatcaTGAAAATACAGCTTCAAGCTTGCTGCAGGACCACTATCTTGATTCATCTTGGAGAACTGATAACAGTCTT CCGTGGACATTGGACAGCAGCATTAGTGAAGAAAACAGGGCTGTCATTGAGAAAATGTTGCTGGAGGAAGA ATATTATTTATCTAATAAATcactttctgagaaaatatgGCTCAAtcaaaaggaagcagagaaaaggtCTATGAAAAG TCCACataagaaaactggaaaagtcAT GGTGCGATCACCTACAAAATCAACTAGCTACTCAGTGAAGTGGAcgtcagaagaaaaagaactgtttGAACAAGGACTG GTGAAGTTTGGTCGCCGGTGGACAAAAATTGCCAAGTTGATTGGAAGTCGTACTGTTCTACAAGTAAAGAGCTATGCTAGGCAGTACTTTAAGAACAAG GCAAAAAATGACGAatctgaaaaagaagagcaaaatcaGTGTGGTAGCAGTCTTCCTTCTGAAGATGGGATAAGGGTAGAAGCATGGTCATCTGGAAACTTGAGAGGCCGTGCGGACCCTAATCTGAATGCAGTGAAAATTGAAAAGCTGTCAGATGATGAAGAAGTAGACATAACCGATGACATGGATGAACTATTTCCTCCTACGTTCCAGCAAGATGCTAGAAAACCTGAATTACCTGTGATTTCAAGAAGCCCAGTTGAAGAAACGAAAGGAATGGAACACGTTTTTCCATCTGTTGGACATGGTTCTGCTATTTCTTTACCTAAAGAAGATTCTCAGCATACCAAACAAGACACAGCGGATGTGTTACTATTTCGAGGTGTCGCAGCAACATGTTCTCAGCACACGAACGGTGATAAATCTGTGAATTTAGATTACCAGCAATGCAATAATTTTATTGAGAAAGTTGAACAAGGTAGAACAGTAACATCTCATCGGTCTAGACAAGTTGCTGATAAAGAGCGTAATGAGGAGCAGAGAGACCTTGCTGATAATGGATTGCTTTTTCATTCTCCCTGCCAAGTGGATGAAGATCATcaagaggaagcagaggagctTAAGCCACCTGATCAAGAAGTGGAGATTGATAGAAGCATCAtcctggaagaagaaaaacaagctattCCTGAATTTTTTGAAGGGCGTCAGGCTAAAACACCAGAGCGTTACTTGAAAATTAGGAATTATATTTTGGATCAATG gGAGAGATGTAAACCCAAATACCTGAACAAGACTTCAGTGCGTCCGGGCCTTAAGAACTGCGGTGATGTTAACTGTATTGGACGGATCCACACATACTTGGAATTAATAGGAGCAATTAACTTCGGCTgtg AACAGGCTGTCTATAACAGGCCCCAACCAGCTGATAAAACACGCTCCAAAGAAGGCAAAGACACAGTGGAAGCATACCAGCTTGCTCAGCGTTTGCAGTCCATG CGTACAAGAAGACGGCGAGTGCGAGACCCTTGGGGAAACTGGTGTGATGCTAAGGATTTGGAAGGACAGACATTTGAG catcTATCTGCTGAAGAATTAgcaagaagaagagaagaagaaaaacttaaacCTGCAAAATCTTCTAAAGGTTCAAGacaaataaaaag ttCCTTTGATCCCTTTCAGCTGATACCATGCTGTTTATTCACGGAAGAAAAACAG GAACCTTTTCAGGTGAAAGTGTCTTCAGAAGCACTTTTAATAATGGATTTG CACTCTCATGTGTCTATGGCAGAAGTAATAGGGTTGCTAGGTGGAAGATACTCTGAAGCTGATAAAATTGTAGAG GTTTGTGCAGCGGAGCCGTGCAATAGTCTCAGCACAGGACTGCAGTGTGAGATGGATCCGGTATCGCAAACACAAGCCTCAGAAACACTTGCTGCCAGAGGATACAGTGTTATAGGGTGGTACCATTCCCACCCGGCGTTTGACCCCAACCCTTCTATACGAGATATTGACACTCAAGCTAAATATCAG AGTTATTTCTCCAGGGGTGGTGCCATGTTCATTGGAATGATTATAAGTCCTTATAACCGAAATAATCCTCTTCCATACTCTCAAATGACTTGTCTAGTAATTAGCGATGAGATCAGTTCTGATGGCTCCTACC GCCTGCCCTACAAATTTGAAGTACAGCAGATGTCGGAGGAACCTCAGTGGgaattaatatttgaaaaaacaagatggataattgaaaaatacaaattctgtcACAG CAGTGTCCCCATGGATAAAATTTTTCATAGAGATTCTGACCTGACTTGTTTGCAGAAA CTTTTGGAGTGCATGAGGAAGACTTTAGACAAGGTAACAAACTGCTTCATTGCTGAAGAGTTCTTGACTCAAATAGAAAACTTATTCCTCTCCACATACAAGAGTGAAGAAAAGAGTAATGCTGAAGAAAGTAAGAATGAATGTTCAAATGAATCGCCAATGTGA
- the MYSM1 gene encoding deubiquitinase MYSM1 isoform X2: protein MAAEEPEVDVEGDPAAVPGEGAPGDHENTASSLLQDHYLDSSWRTDNSLPWTLDSSISEENRAVIEKMLLEEEYYLSNKSLSEKIWLNQKEAEKRSMKSPHKKTGKVMVRSPTKSTSYSVKWTSEEKELFEQGLVKFGRRWTKIAKLIGSRTVLQVKSYARQYFKNKAKNDESEKEEQNQCGSSLPSEDGIRVEAWSSGNLRGRADPNLNAVKIEKLSDDEEVDITDDMDELFPPTFQQDARKPELPVISRSPVEETKGMEHVFPSVGHGSAISLPKEDSQHTKQDTADVLLFRGVAATCSQHTNGDKSVNLDYQQCNNFIEKVEQGRTVTSHRSRQVADKERNEEQRDLADNGLLFHSPCQVDEDHQEEAEELKPPDQEVEIDRSIILEEEKQAIPEFFEGRQAKTPERYLKIRNYILDQWERCKPKYLNKTSVRPGLKNCGDVNCIGRIHTYLELIGAINFGCEQAVYNRPQPADKTRSKEGKDTVEAYQLAQRLQSMRTRRRRVRDPWGNWCDAKDLEGQTFEHLSAEELARRREEEKLKPAKSSKGSRQIKRYLNSFDPFQLIPCCLFTEEKQEPFQVKVSSEALLIMDLHSHVSMAEVIGLLGGRYSEADKIVEVCAAEPCNSLSTGLQCEMDPVSQTQASETLAARGYSVIGWYHSHPAFDPNPSIRDIDTQAKYQSYFSRGGAMFIGMIISPYNRNNPLPYSQMTCLVISDEISSDGSYRLPYKFEVQQMSEEPQWELIFEKTRWIIEKYKFCHSSVPMDKIFHRDSDLTCLQKLLECMRKTLDKVTNCFIAEEFLTQIENLFLSTYKSEEKSNAEESKNECSNESPM from the exons ATGGCGGCGGAGGAGCCGGAGGTGGATGTCGAGGGGGACCCGGCGGCCGTGCCAGGCGAGGGGGCTCCGGG agatcaTGAAAATACAGCTTCAAGCTTGCTGCAGGACCACTATCTTGATTCATCTTGGAGAACTGATAACAGTCTT CCGTGGACATTGGACAGCAGCATTAGTGAAGAAAACAGGGCTGTCATTGAGAAAATGTTGCTGGAGGAAGA ATATTATTTATCTAATAAATcactttctgagaaaatatgGCTCAAtcaaaaggaagcagagaaaaggtCTATGAAAAG TCCACataagaaaactggaaaagtcAT GGTGCGATCACCTACAAAATCAACTAGCTACTCAGTGAAGTGGAcgtcagaagaaaaagaactgtttGAACAAGGACTG GTGAAGTTTGGTCGCCGGTGGACAAAAATTGCCAAGTTGATTGGAAGTCGTACTGTTCTACAAGTAAAGAGCTATGCTAGGCAGTACTTTAAGAACAAG GCAAAAAATGACGAatctgaaaaagaagagcaaaatcaGTGTGGTAGCAGTCTTCCTTCTGAAGATGGGATAAGGGTAGAAGCATGGTCATCTGGAAACTTGAGAGGCCGTGCGGACCCTAATCTGAATGCAGTGAAAATTGAAAAGCTGTCAGATGATGAAGAAGTAGACATAACCGATGACATGGATGAACTATTTCCTCCTACGTTCCAGCAAGATGCTAGAAAACCTGAATTACCTGTGATTTCAAGAAGCCCAGTTGAAGAAACGAAAGGAATGGAACACGTTTTTCCATCTGTTGGACATGGTTCTGCTATTTCTTTACCTAAAGAAGATTCTCAGCATACCAAACAAGACACAGCGGATGTGTTACTATTTCGAGGTGTCGCAGCAACATGTTCTCAGCACACGAACGGTGATAAATCTGTGAATTTAGATTACCAGCAATGCAATAATTTTATTGAGAAAGTTGAACAAGGTAGAACAGTAACATCTCATCGGTCTAGACAAGTTGCTGATAAAGAGCGTAATGAGGAGCAGAGAGACCTTGCTGATAATGGATTGCTTTTTCATTCTCCCTGCCAAGTGGATGAAGATCATcaagaggaagcagaggagctTAAGCCACCTGATCAAGAAGTGGAGATTGATAGAAGCATCAtcctggaagaagaaaaacaagctattCCTGAATTTTTTGAAGGGCGTCAGGCTAAAACACCAGAGCGTTACTTGAAAATTAGGAATTATATTTTGGATCAATG gGAGAGATGTAAACCCAAATACCTGAACAAGACTTCAGTGCGTCCGGGCCTTAAGAACTGCGGTGATGTTAACTGTATTGGACGGATCCACACATACTTGGAATTAATAGGAGCAATTAACTTCGGCTgtg AACAGGCTGTCTATAACAGGCCCCAACCAGCTGATAAAACACGCTCCAAAGAAGGCAAAGACACAGTGGAAGCATACCAGCTTGCTCAGCGTTTGCAGTCCATG CGTACAAGAAGACGGCGAGTGCGAGACCCTTGGGGAAACTGGTGTGATGCTAAGGATTTGGAAGGACAGACATTTGAG catcTATCTGCTGAAGAATTAgcaagaagaagagaagaagaaaaacttaaacCTGCAAAATCTTCTAAAGGTTCAAGacaaataaaaaggtatttaaa ttCCTTTGATCCCTTTCAGCTGATACCATGCTGTTTATTCACGGAAGAAAAACAG GAACCTTTTCAGGTGAAAGTGTCTTCAGAAGCACTTTTAATAATGGATTTG CACTCTCATGTGTCTATGGCAGAAGTAATAGGGTTGCTAGGTGGAAGATACTCTGAAGCTGATAAAATTGTAGAG GTTTGTGCAGCGGAGCCGTGCAATAGTCTCAGCACAGGACTGCAGTGTGAGATGGATCCGGTATCGCAAACACAAGCCTCAGAAACACTTGCTGCCAGAGGATACAGTGTTATAGGGTGGTACCATTCCCACCCGGCGTTTGACCCCAACCCTTCTATACGAGATATTGACACTCAAGCTAAATATCAG AGTTATTTCTCCAGGGGTGGTGCCATGTTCATTGGAATGATTATAAGTCCTTATAACCGAAATAATCCTCTTCCATACTCTCAAATGACTTGTCTAGTAATTAGCGATGAGATCAGTTCTGATGGCTCCTACC GCCTGCCCTACAAATTTGAAGTACAGCAGATGTCGGAGGAACCTCAGTGGgaattaatatttgaaaaaacaagatggataattgaaaaatacaaattctgtcACAG CAGTGTCCCCATGGATAAAATTTTTCATAGAGATTCTGACCTGACTTGTTTGCAGAAA CTTTTGGAGTGCATGAGGAAGACTTTAGACAAGGTAACAAACTGCTTCATTGCTGAAGAGTTCTTGACTCAAATAGAAAACTTATTCCTCTCCACATACAAGAGTGAAGAAAAGAGTAATGCTGAAGAAAGTAAGAATGAATGTTCAAATGAATCGCCAATGTGA
- the MYSM1 gene encoding deubiquitinase MYSM1 isoform X1: MAAEEPEVDVEGDPAAVPGEGAPGDHENTASSLLQDHYLDSSWRTDNSLVSNSKMNGTSSKPWTLDSSISEENRAVIEKMLLEEEYYLSNKSLSEKIWLNQKEAEKRSMKSPHKKTGKVMVRSPTKSTSYSVKWTSEEKELFEQGLVKFGRRWTKIAKLIGSRTVLQVKSYARQYFKNKAKNDESEKEEQNQCGSSLPSEDGIRVEAWSSGNLRGRADPNLNAVKIEKLSDDEEVDITDDMDELFPPTFQQDARKPELPVISRSPVEETKGMEHVFPSVGHGSAISLPKEDSQHTKQDTADVLLFRGVAATCSQHTNGDKSVNLDYQQCNNFIEKVEQGRTVTSHRSRQVADKERNEEQRDLADNGLLFHSPCQVDEDHQEEAEELKPPDQEVEIDRSIILEEEKQAIPEFFEGRQAKTPERYLKIRNYILDQWERCKPKYLNKTSVRPGLKNCGDVNCIGRIHTYLELIGAINFGCEQAVYNRPQPADKTRSKEGKDTVEAYQLAQRLQSMRTRRRRVRDPWGNWCDAKDLEGQTFEHLSAEELARRREEEKLKPAKSSKGSRQIKSSFDPFQLIPCCLFTEEKQEPFQVKVSSEALLIMDLHSHVSMAEVIGLLGGRYSEADKIVEVCAAEPCNSLSTGLQCEMDPVSQTQASETLAARGYSVIGWYHSHPAFDPNPSIRDIDTQAKYQSYFSRGGAMFIGMIISPYNRNNPLPYSQMTCLVISDEISSDGSYRLPYKFEVQQMSEEPQWELIFEKTRWIIEKYKFCHSSVPMDKIFHRDSDLTCLQKLLECMRKTLDKVTNCFIAEEFLTQIENLFLSTYKSEEKSNAEESKNECSNESPM, encoded by the exons ATGGCGGCGGAGGAGCCGGAGGTGGATGTCGAGGGGGACCCGGCGGCCGTGCCAGGCGAGGGGGCTCCGGG agatcaTGAAAATACAGCTTCAAGCTTGCTGCAGGACCACTATCTTGATTCATCTTGGAGAACTGATAACAGTCTTGTAAGCAATTCTAAAATGAACGGTACTTCTAGCAAG CCGTGGACATTGGACAGCAGCATTAGTGAAGAAAACAGGGCTGTCATTGAGAAAATGTTGCTGGAGGAAGA ATATTATTTATCTAATAAATcactttctgagaaaatatgGCTCAAtcaaaaggaagcagagaaaaggtCTATGAAAAG TCCACataagaaaactggaaaagtcAT GGTGCGATCACCTACAAAATCAACTAGCTACTCAGTGAAGTGGAcgtcagaagaaaaagaactgtttGAACAAGGACTG GTGAAGTTTGGTCGCCGGTGGACAAAAATTGCCAAGTTGATTGGAAGTCGTACTGTTCTACAAGTAAAGAGCTATGCTAGGCAGTACTTTAAGAACAAG GCAAAAAATGACGAatctgaaaaagaagagcaaaatcaGTGTGGTAGCAGTCTTCCTTCTGAAGATGGGATAAGGGTAGAAGCATGGTCATCTGGAAACTTGAGAGGCCGTGCGGACCCTAATCTGAATGCAGTGAAAATTGAAAAGCTGTCAGATGATGAAGAAGTAGACATAACCGATGACATGGATGAACTATTTCCTCCTACGTTCCAGCAAGATGCTAGAAAACCTGAATTACCTGTGATTTCAAGAAGCCCAGTTGAAGAAACGAAAGGAATGGAACACGTTTTTCCATCTGTTGGACATGGTTCTGCTATTTCTTTACCTAAAGAAGATTCTCAGCATACCAAACAAGACACAGCGGATGTGTTACTATTTCGAGGTGTCGCAGCAACATGTTCTCAGCACACGAACGGTGATAAATCTGTGAATTTAGATTACCAGCAATGCAATAATTTTATTGAGAAAGTTGAACAAGGTAGAACAGTAACATCTCATCGGTCTAGACAAGTTGCTGATAAAGAGCGTAATGAGGAGCAGAGAGACCTTGCTGATAATGGATTGCTTTTTCATTCTCCCTGCCAAGTGGATGAAGATCATcaagaggaagcagaggagctTAAGCCACCTGATCAAGAAGTGGAGATTGATAGAAGCATCAtcctggaagaagaaaaacaagctattCCTGAATTTTTTGAAGGGCGTCAGGCTAAAACACCAGAGCGTTACTTGAAAATTAGGAATTATATTTTGGATCAATG gGAGAGATGTAAACCCAAATACCTGAACAAGACTTCAGTGCGTCCGGGCCTTAAGAACTGCGGTGATGTTAACTGTATTGGACGGATCCACACATACTTGGAATTAATAGGAGCAATTAACTTCGGCTgtg AACAGGCTGTCTATAACAGGCCCCAACCAGCTGATAAAACACGCTCCAAAGAAGGCAAAGACACAGTGGAAGCATACCAGCTTGCTCAGCGTTTGCAGTCCATG CGTACAAGAAGACGGCGAGTGCGAGACCCTTGGGGAAACTGGTGTGATGCTAAGGATTTGGAAGGACAGACATTTGAG catcTATCTGCTGAAGAATTAgcaagaagaagagaagaagaaaaacttaaacCTGCAAAATCTTCTAAAGGTTCAAGacaaataaaaag ttCCTTTGATCCCTTTCAGCTGATACCATGCTGTTTATTCACGGAAGAAAAACAG GAACCTTTTCAGGTGAAAGTGTCTTCAGAAGCACTTTTAATAATGGATTTG CACTCTCATGTGTCTATGGCAGAAGTAATAGGGTTGCTAGGTGGAAGATACTCTGAAGCTGATAAAATTGTAGAG GTTTGTGCAGCGGAGCCGTGCAATAGTCTCAGCACAGGACTGCAGTGTGAGATGGATCCGGTATCGCAAACACAAGCCTCAGAAACACTTGCTGCCAGAGGATACAGTGTTATAGGGTGGTACCATTCCCACCCGGCGTTTGACCCCAACCCTTCTATACGAGATATTGACACTCAAGCTAAATATCAG AGTTATTTCTCCAGGGGTGGTGCCATGTTCATTGGAATGATTATAAGTCCTTATAACCGAAATAATCCTCTTCCATACTCTCAAATGACTTGTCTAGTAATTAGCGATGAGATCAGTTCTGATGGCTCCTACC GCCTGCCCTACAAATTTGAAGTACAGCAGATGTCGGAGGAACCTCAGTGGgaattaatatttgaaaaaacaagatggataattgaaaaatacaaattctgtcACAG CAGTGTCCCCATGGATAAAATTTTTCATAGAGATTCTGACCTGACTTGTTTGCAGAAA CTTTTGGAGTGCATGAGGAAGACTTTAGACAAGGTAACAAACTGCTTCATTGCTGAAGAGTTCTTGACTCAAATAGAAAACTTATTCCTCTCCACATACAAGAGTGAAGAAAAGAGTAATGCTGAAGAAAGTAAGAATGAATGTTCAAATGAATCGCCAATGTGA
- the MYSM1 gene encoding deubiquitinase MYSM1 isoform X5, which yields MSRGTRRPCQARGLREIMKIQLQACCRTTILIHLGELITVFPHKKTGKVMVRSPTKSTSYSVKWTSEEKELFEQGLVKFGRRWTKIAKLIGSRTVLQVKSYARQYFKNKAKNDESEKEEQNQCGSSLPSEDGIRVEAWSSGNLRGRADPNLNAVKIEKLSDDEEVDITDDMDELFPPTFQQDARKPELPVISRSPVEETKGMEHVFPSVGHGSAISLPKEDSQHTKQDTADVLLFRGVAATCSQHTNGDKSVNLDYQQCNNFIEKVEQGRTVTSHRSRQVADKERNEEQRDLADNGLLFHSPCQVDEDHQEEAEELKPPDQEVEIDRSIILEEEKQAIPEFFEGRQAKTPERYLKIRNYILDQWERCKPKYLNKTSVRPGLKNCGDVNCIGRIHTYLELIGAINFGCEQAVYNRPQPADKTRSKEGKDTVEAYQLAQRLQSMRTRRRRVRDPWGNWCDAKDLEGQTFEHLSAEELARRREEEKLKPAKSSKGSRQIKSSFDPFQLIPCCLFTEEKQEPFQVKVSSEALLIMDLHSHVSMAEVIGLLGGRYSEADKIVEVCAAEPCNSLSTGLQCEMDPVSQTQASETLAARGYSVIGWYHSHPAFDPNPSIRDIDTQAKYQSYFSRGGAMFIGMIISPYNRNNPLPYSQMTCLVISDEISSDGSYRLPYKFEVQQMSEEPQWELIFEKTRWIIEKYKFCHSSVPMDKIFHRDSDLTCLQKLLECMRKTLDKVTNCFIAEEFLTQIENLFLSTYKSEEKSNAEESKNECSNESPM from the exons ATGTCGAGGGGGACCCGGCGGCCGTGCCAGGCGAGGGGGCTCCGGG agatcaTGAAAATACAGCTTCAAGCTTGCTGCAGGACCACTATCTTGATTCATCTTGGAGAACTGATAACAGTCTT TCCACataagaaaactggaaaagtcAT GGTGCGATCACCTACAAAATCAACTAGCTACTCAGTGAAGTGGAcgtcagaagaaaaagaactgtttGAACAAGGACTG GTGAAGTTTGGTCGCCGGTGGACAAAAATTGCCAAGTTGATTGGAAGTCGTACTGTTCTACAAGTAAAGAGCTATGCTAGGCAGTACTTTAAGAACAAG GCAAAAAATGACGAatctgaaaaagaagagcaaaatcaGTGTGGTAGCAGTCTTCCTTCTGAAGATGGGATAAGGGTAGAAGCATGGTCATCTGGAAACTTGAGAGGCCGTGCGGACCCTAATCTGAATGCAGTGAAAATTGAAAAGCTGTCAGATGATGAAGAAGTAGACATAACCGATGACATGGATGAACTATTTCCTCCTACGTTCCAGCAAGATGCTAGAAAACCTGAATTACCTGTGATTTCAAGAAGCCCAGTTGAAGAAACGAAAGGAATGGAACACGTTTTTCCATCTGTTGGACATGGTTCTGCTATTTCTTTACCTAAAGAAGATTCTCAGCATACCAAACAAGACACAGCGGATGTGTTACTATTTCGAGGTGTCGCAGCAACATGTTCTCAGCACACGAACGGTGATAAATCTGTGAATTTAGATTACCAGCAATGCAATAATTTTATTGAGAAAGTTGAACAAGGTAGAACAGTAACATCTCATCGGTCTAGACAAGTTGCTGATAAAGAGCGTAATGAGGAGCAGAGAGACCTTGCTGATAATGGATTGCTTTTTCATTCTCCCTGCCAAGTGGATGAAGATCATcaagaggaagcagaggagctTAAGCCACCTGATCAAGAAGTGGAGATTGATAGAAGCATCAtcctggaagaagaaaaacaagctattCCTGAATTTTTTGAAGGGCGTCAGGCTAAAACACCAGAGCGTTACTTGAAAATTAGGAATTATATTTTGGATCAATG gGAGAGATGTAAACCCAAATACCTGAACAAGACTTCAGTGCGTCCGGGCCTTAAGAACTGCGGTGATGTTAACTGTATTGGACGGATCCACACATACTTGGAATTAATAGGAGCAATTAACTTCGGCTgtg AACAGGCTGTCTATAACAGGCCCCAACCAGCTGATAAAACACGCTCCAAAGAAGGCAAAGACACAGTGGAAGCATACCAGCTTGCTCAGCGTTTGCAGTCCATG CGTACAAGAAGACGGCGAGTGCGAGACCCTTGGGGAAACTGGTGTGATGCTAAGGATTTGGAAGGACAGACATTTGAG catcTATCTGCTGAAGAATTAgcaagaagaagagaagaagaaaaacttaaacCTGCAAAATCTTCTAAAGGTTCAAGacaaataaaaag ttCCTTTGATCCCTTTCAGCTGATACCATGCTGTTTATTCACGGAAGAAAAACAG GAACCTTTTCAGGTGAAAGTGTCTTCAGAAGCACTTTTAATAATGGATTTG CACTCTCATGTGTCTATGGCAGAAGTAATAGGGTTGCTAGGTGGAAGATACTCTGAAGCTGATAAAATTGTAGAG GTTTGTGCAGCGGAGCCGTGCAATAGTCTCAGCACAGGACTGCAGTGTGAGATGGATCCGGTATCGCAAACACAAGCCTCAGAAACACTTGCTGCCAGAGGATACAGTGTTATAGGGTGGTACCATTCCCACCCGGCGTTTGACCCCAACCCTTCTATACGAGATATTGACACTCAAGCTAAATATCAG AGTTATTTCTCCAGGGGTGGTGCCATGTTCATTGGAATGATTATAAGTCCTTATAACCGAAATAATCCTCTTCCATACTCTCAAATGACTTGTCTAGTAATTAGCGATGAGATCAGTTCTGATGGCTCCTACC GCCTGCCCTACAAATTTGAAGTACAGCAGATGTCGGAGGAACCTCAGTGGgaattaatatttgaaaaaacaagatggataattgaaaaatacaaattctgtcACAG CAGTGTCCCCATGGATAAAATTTTTCATAGAGATTCTGACCTGACTTGTTTGCAGAAA CTTTTGGAGTGCATGAGGAAGACTTTAGACAAGGTAACAAACTGCTTCATTGCTGAAGAGTTCTTGACTCAAATAGAAAACTTATTCCTCTCCACATACAAGAGTGAAGAAAAGAGTAATGCTGAAGAAAGTAAGAATGAATGTTCAAATGAATCGCCAATGTGA